The following proteins are encoded in a genomic region of Comamonas resistens:
- a CDS encoding OmpA family protein yields MLNTFRLCSVLFLALGLAACNTAPNSNRTTHSYAFGRPAAHTAAGVAPVVVSSQPSQKGPANVAHIVYFDFDSYTVRPEDRGIIDSHARWLQSNPGRSLTLQGNTDARGGTEYNLALGQKRAEAVRKNLEILGVNANRVEAVSYGKERLVEQGSSEAAHQRNRRVEFEYR; encoded by the coding sequence ATGCTCAATACATTTCGGCTTTGCTCCGTACTTTTTCTGGCTTTGGGTCTGGCTGCCTGCAACACTGCACCGAATTCAAACCGGACTACGCACAGTTACGCCTTTGGACGGCCTGCCGCCCACACAGCAGCAGGCGTCGCTCCTGTCGTTGTCTCTTCGCAACCCAGCCAAAAAGGGCCTGCCAACGTTGCCCATATTGTCTATTTCGACTTTGATTCATACACCGTGCGACCAGAAGACCGTGGAATCATCGACAGCCATGCGCGCTGGCTGCAGAGCAATCCAGGACGCTCGCTGACTCTGCAAGGCAATACCGATGCGCGTGGCGGCACAGAGTACAACCTGGCTTTGGGTCAAAAGCGTGCCGAGGCCGTGCGCAAAAACCTCGAAATACTGGGTGTGAACGCCAATCGGGTTGAAGCGGTCAGCTATGGCAAGGAACGTCTGGTCGAGCAGGGATCGAGCGAGGCTGCACATCAGCGCAACCGACGCGTCGAGTTCGAATACCGCTGA